From the genome of Egicoccus sp. AB-alg6-2, one region includes:
- a CDS encoding type II toxin-antitoxin system CcdA family antitoxin: MILDDQLAAEARELGINVSEAAREGLRQAIRLRRAERDRDAYLARPEAEDADWDGAEAWGDA, from the coding sequence GTGATCCTCGATGACCAGCTCGCTGCCGAAGCGCGGGAGCTCGGGATCAACGTGTCCGAGGCTGCCCGGGAGGGACTGCGCCAGGCCATCCGCCTGCGCCGCGCCGAGCGTGACCGTGACGCCTACCTCGCCCGCCCCGAGGCCGAAGACGCCGACTGGGACGGGGCCGAGGCTTGGGGCGACGCGTGA
- a CDS encoding SET domain-containing protein-lysine N-methyltransferase codes for MYEVRESSVAGRGLFATRKIAADTLLMEAPVLVVAAEQRDALRETIVDDYVYEWDDDGSAGLVLGVSSMCNHSADPNAYLWLVPETESAELWSTRAIAKDEEITVSYRAEGGGDLWFDVVDR; via the coding sequence GTGTACGAAGTTCGCGAGTCGTCGGTCGCCGGACGCGGCCTGTTCGCCACCAGGAAGATCGCCGCGGACACGTTGCTGATGGAGGCGCCGGTCCTGGTGGTCGCCGCCGAGCAACGTGACGCGCTCCGCGAAACCATCGTCGACGACTACGTGTACGAGTGGGACGACGACGGCTCGGCCGGCCTGGTGCTCGGCGTGTCGTCGATGTGCAACCACAGTGCGGACCCGAACGCGTACCTGTGGCTGGTGCCCGAAACCGAGTCGGCCGAGCTGTGGTCGACCCGCGCCATCGCCAAGGACGAGGAGATCACGGTGTCGTACCGCGCCGAGGGCGGCGGCGACCTGTGGTTCGACGTCGTGGATCGCTGA
- a CDS encoding GlsB/YeaQ/YmgE family stress response membrane protein → MGIIAFILLGIIAGYLGRLVMPGRQKMGFVATALLGMVGSVVGGVLASLVSGEGLQLGTAGLLGSIIGVLIVLFIVERTGRTDRADNRRRA, encoded by the coding sequence ATGGGGATCATCGCCTTCATCCTGTTGGGCATCATCGCCGGCTACCTCGGCCGGCTCGTCATGCCCGGACGTCAGAAGATGGGTTTCGTCGCCACCGCCCTGCTCGGGATGGTGGGCTCGGTCGTCGGCGGGGTCCTGGCCTCGCTGGTCAGCGGCGAGGGCCTGCAGCTGGGCACCGCCGGACTCCTCGGTTCCATCATCGGTGTGCTCATCGTGCTGTTCATCGTCGAGCGCACCGGCCGGACGGATCGTGCCGACAACCGCCGTCGCGCCTGA
- a CDS encoding ABC transporter permease, with amino-acid sequence MSASSPAQPLDHGGARLAARDAWTVTKRNLRHFLRQPRLLVFSTIQPVMFVVLFSAVFGGVAAGALPEGVDYIDFLLPGIFVQSAAFRSTQTAVGLAEDLERGVIDRFRSMPMSRYAVLAGRTFADLTRNLAVLLLMTAVGYVLGFRFTEGPLAALAALAVVGLFGFVLSWIFTYVALAVPGAEAAQTAGFVAVFPLVFASSIFVPVETMPSWLQGFAANSPVTVAADASRALSIGGPTLRPVLLTLTWALAILAIAVPASVRRYRRID; translated from the coding sequence GTGAGCGCATCCTCGCCGGCGCAGCCGCTCGACCACGGCGGCGCCAGACTCGCCGCCCGGGACGCCTGGACGGTCACCAAGCGAAACCTGCGCCACTTCCTGCGCCAACCTCGCCTGCTGGTGTTCTCCACCATCCAGCCCGTGATGTTCGTCGTGCTCTTCTCCGCCGTGTTCGGCGGCGTGGCCGCGGGCGCCCTGCCCGAGGGCGTGGACTACATCGACTTCCTGCTGCCAGGGATCTTCGTGCAGTCGGCCGCCTTCCGCTCCACCCAGACCGCGGTCGGGCTGGCCGAGGACCTCGAGCGCGGCGTCATCGACCGCTTCCGTTCCATGCCGATGTCGCGGTACGCGGTCCTCGCCGGGCGCACCTTCGCCGACCTGACACGCAACCTCGCCGTGCTGCTGCTCATGACCGCCGTCGGCTATGTCCTCGGGTTCCGCTTCACCGAGGGCCCGCTGGCGGCGCTCGCCGCGCTGGCGGTCGTCGGACTGTTCGGGTTCGTGCTCAGCTGGATCTTCACCTACGTCGCGCTCGCCGTACCGGGCGCCGAAGCCGCGCAGACCGCCGGGTTCGTGGCCGTCTTCCCGCTGGTCTTTGCCAGTTCCATCTTCGTCCCGGTCGAAACCATGCCGTCCTGGCTGCAGGGCTTCGCGGCGAACAGTCCGGTGACCGTGGCCGCCGACGCCTCGCGGGCCCTGTCCATCGGGGGGCCGACGCTGCGGCCGGTGCTGCTCACGCTGACGTGGGCACTGGCGATCCTGGCCATCGCCGTGCCCGCGTCGGTCCGCCGCTACCGCCGTATCGACTGA
- a CDS encoding ATP-binding cassette domain-containing protein produces MSTAVRVEQVRKRFGGDEALAGVDLEVARGEVLGLLGPNGAGKTTLVRVLATLLPPDGGRAEVFGHDVVEEASRVRRLIGLTGQYAAVDELLTGRENLRMFGELFHLPVRDARRRADELLERFDLATAGDRPARTYSGGMRRRLDLASSLLVSPQLLFLDEPTTGLDPRSRNAIWDVTRELVREGTTLLLTTQYLEEADVLADRIAVIDAGRIIAQGTGDQLKDRIGGQVVDVLLQPDTDIEAALQALPGAERAPEPRRLLVHVEEDEALRVLADVATRLREADVAVRDVGLRRPTLDDVFLELTGDRAGDPPPDGPALPPDDQDPDQELAS; encoded by the coding sequence ATGAGTACCGCGGTCCGCGTCGAACAGGTCCGAAAGCGTTTCGGCGGTGACGAAGCGCTCGCCGGCGTCGACCTCGAGGTCGCCCGCGGCGAGGTCCTGGGGCTCCTCGGGCCCAACGGAGCCGGCAAGACGACCCTCGTGCGCGTGCTGGCCACGCTGTTGCCGCCGGACGGCGGGCGCGCCGAGGTGTTCGGGCACGACGTCGTCGAGGAGGCGTCGCGGGTGCGGCGCCTGATCGGGTTGACCGGCCAGTACGCCGCGGTCGACGAGCTGCTCACCGGCCGCGAGAACCTGCGCATGTTCGGCGAACTGTTTCACCTGCCGGTCCGCGACGCGCGCCGCCGGGCCGACGAACTGCTCGAGCGGTTCGACCTCGCCACCGCCGGTGACCGTCCGGCCCGCACCTACTCCGGCGGAATGCGGCGACGGCTGGACCTGGCCTCGAGCCTGCTCGTCTCACCGCAACTGCTGTTCCTCGACGAGCCGACCACCGGCCTCGACCCGCGCAGCCGCAACGCGATCTGGGACGTCACCCGCGAGCTGGTCCGCGAGGGCACCACGTTGCTGCTCACCACGCAGTACCTCGAGGAAGCCGACGTGCTCGCCGACCGGATCGCGGTGATCGACGCCGGCCGGATCATCGCCCAGGGGACCGGCGACCAGCTCAAGGACCGCATCGGCGGGCAGGTCGTCGACGTGCTGCTGCAACCCGACACCGACATCGAGGCGGCGCTGCAGGCGCTGCCCGGCGCCGAACGCGCACCCGAGCCGCGACGACTGCTCGTCCACGTCGAGGAGGACGAGGCCCTGCGGGTGCTCGCCGACGTCGCCACCCGGTTGCGGGAAGCCGACGTGGCCGTCCGCGACGTCGGCCTGCGTCGGCCGACCCTCGACGACGTCTTCCTCGAGCTCACCGGCGACCGTGCCGGCGACCCGCCCCCCGACGGCCCCGCGCTCCCACCCGACGACCAGGACCCCGACCAGGAGTTGGCCTCGTGA
- a CDS encoding ribonuclease H — translation MSETTPLRCSSCGDTFVPSAELLARFPGWTPRTCTRCYRGSSRSAPRSGSRSRARFAGEEQLTLAEVLDKYRDGPDTGVFTDGSASPNPGPGGWGAVYVVDGEVIATDHGSEPHTTNNRMELTALLRGIELVPAGTPATVYSDSNLAVRTVNEWAAGWAKRGWRRKTGPVENLDLVQPLYEAVSARPELELRWIKAHAGNRWNEYADSLATAYARERL, via the coding sequence ATGTCCGAGACCACGCCCCTTCGCTGCAGCTCCTGCGGGGACACCTTCGTGCCCTCCGCCGAACTCCTGGCGCGCTTTCCCGGGTGGACGCCCAGGACGTGCACCCGTTGCTACCGGGGGAGCAGTCGGTCCGCGCCACGTTCGGGCAGTCGGTCGCGTGCGAGGTTCGCCGGTGAGGAACAGCTCACGCTGGCCGAGGTGCTCGACAAGTACCGCGACGGTCCCGACACCGGCGTGTTCACCGACGGCTCCGCCAGCCCCAACCCCGGGCCCGGTGGCTGGGGGGCGGTGTACGTGGTCGACGGCGAGGTCATCGCCACCGACCACGGGTCCGAGCCACACACCACCAACAACCGCATGGAGCTGACCGCCCTGTTGCGTGGCATCGAACTCGTGCCCGCCGGTACCCCTGCGACCGTCTACAGCGACTCCAACCTCGCCGTCCGCACCGTCAACGAATGGGCCGCCGGCTGGGCGAAGCGGGGCTGGCGGCGCAAGACCGGCCCGGTCGAGAACCTCGACCTCGTGCAGCCCCTGTACGAGGCCGTCTCGGCGCGTCCGGAGCTGGAACTGCGCTGGATCAAGGCCCACGCCGGCAACCGGTGGAACGAGTATGCCGACAGCCTGGCGACCGCCTACGCACGCGAGCGGCTGTGA
- a CDS encoding PAC2 family protein: protein MELLRLDPATDDLGPDPVLVLSFDGWTDAGEGGTAAADALRQVADPIRIGSFDGDALYDYRDRRPQLSIDRGVLAQPVWPELTVEALRPSSGPALILVTGAEPDLAWQKLGRDLVALARHFGATRYVGLGAVPGPIPHTRPVQVLATSNDLQLLERMGRPHEPLVVPSSCQSAMEALLASAGITTLGLWARIPHYIAGDYPDGARALLERFTGYLGTPVDLSQFDEAASDNRAKLDLAAASSEEVTEHVRQLERLYDAEVEAERLAEGGTSGSELSEVPVPSADELAAEIERFLSGRTE from the coding sequence ATGGAACTCCTGCGACTCGACCCCGCCACCGACGACCTCGGGCCCGACCCCGTGCTGGTGCTCTCGTTCGACGGCTGGACCGACGCCGGTGAGGGCGGCACGGCGGCCGCGGATGCACTGCGCCAGGTCGCCGACCCGATCCGGATCGGTAGCTTCGACGGTGACGCGCTCTACGACTACCGCGACCGCCGCCCCCAGCTGAGCATCGACCGCGGGGTACTCGCGCAGCCCGTGTGGCCGGAGTTGACCGTCGAGGCGTTGCGTCCGTCCAGCGGTCCGGCGCTGATCCTGGTGACCGGCGCCGAACCCGACCTCGCCTGGCAGAAGCTCGGCCGTGACCTGGTCGCGCTCGCCCGCCACTTCGGTGCCACCCGCTACGTCGGCCTGGGTGCGGTACCGGGCCCGATCCCCCACACCCGCCCCGTGCAGGTCCTGGCCACCTCCAACGACCTGCAGCTGCTCGAGCGCATGGGACGGCCCCACGAACCGCTGGTCGTGCCGTCGTCGTGCCAGTCGGCGATGGAGGCGCTGCTGGCGTCGGCCGGCATCACCACGCTCGGCCTGTGGGCACGCATCCCCCACTACATCGCCGGCGACTACCCCGACGGCGCCCGGGCGCTGCTCGAGCGCTTCACCGGCTACCTCGGCACACCGGTCGACCTGAGCCAGTTCGACGAGGCGGCCAGCGACAACCGTGCCAAGCTCGACCTGGCTGCCGCCTCCTCCGAGGAGGTCACCGAGCACGTCCGCCAGCTCGAGCGCCTCTACGACGCCGAGGTCGAGGCCGAACGGCTCGCGGAGGGCGGCACCTCGGGCAGCGAACTGAGCGAGGTGCCGGTGCCCTCGGCGGACGAGCTGGCCGCGGAGATCGAGCGCTTCCTCAGCGGCCGGACGGAGTGA
- a CDS encoding aldehyde dehydrogenase family protein translates to MATLHELGSRINGETVDGGEVVELRSPGDLDDVIGRVNLATADTFLKAAAAAAAAQDGWAATPAPVRGGAIGDLGRIVANNKEALARLVTREIGKPYAEALGEVQEVIDTCVFFASEGRRLYGQTVPSEMPDKQLFTFREPVGTMAVITAGNFPIAVPSWYLVPALLAGNTVVWKPAEYAPAIADAFVRCIEAAGIPAGVVQLVVADGQETAAGLEQALEAGHLHKVGFTGSSAVGRDIAALCGRHLVTPTLELGGKNPLVVMPDADLDLAVEGALFSGFGTAGQRCTSLGVAIVHESVHATFLERFTRAVEAAAVGDPYEPVLFGPMISQRFADGFEKWLGEIQPHHRTSGSQGLGRITADNPRDGFVGDASKGLFEHPVIVDGVTAEDALYRNETFGPVVPVATFDGFDEAIALANGHGYGLSSAIYTNDPTSAFRFREQVSAGMVSVNNSTSGAEAHLPFGGNGKSGNGARQSGIWMLDQVTRWQSMNWDFSGKLQKAQMDVAEMEADLDFTL, encoded by the coding sequence ATGGCGACCCTGCACGAACTCGGCTCACGCATCAACGGCGAGACCGTCGACGGTGGCGAGGTGGTCGAACTGCGCAGTCCGGGTGACCTCGACGACGTCATCGGGCGCGTCAACCTCGCGACGGCAGACACGTTCCTGAAGGCGGCCGCCGCCGCAGCCGCGGCACAGGACGGCTGGGCCGCCACGCCCGCCCCCGTACGCGGCGGCGCCATCGGTGACCTCGGACGCATCGTCGCCAACAACAAGGAGGCGCTCGCGCGGCTCGTGACCCGCGAGATCGGCAAGCCGTACGCCGAGGCGCTTGGCGAGGTGCAGGAGGTCATCGACACCTGCGTCTTCTTCGCCTCCGAAGGGCGACGCCTGTACGGCCAGACCGTGCCGAGCGAAATGCCGGACAAGCAGCTCTTCACCTTCCGTGAGCCGGTCGGCACGATGGCCGTCATCACGGCCGGCAACTTCCCGATCGCCGTGCCCTCGTGGTACCTCGTGCCGGCCCTGCTCGCGGGCAACACGGTGGTGTGGAAGCCCGCCGAGTATGCACCCGCGATCGCCGACGCCTTCGTGCGTTGCATCGAGGCCGCGGGCATCCCGGCCGGCGTCGTCCAGCTCGTCGTCGCCGACGGGCAGGAGACGGCAGCCGGGCTGGAACAGGCGCTCGAAGCCGGCCACCTGCACAAGGTCGGCTTCACGGGCTCGTCCGCCGTGGGTCGGGACATCGCGGCCCTGTGCGGCCGGCACCTGGTGACGCCGACCCTGGAGCTCGGCGGCAAGAACCCGCTGGTCGTAATGCCCGACGCCGACCTCGACCTCGCGGTGGAGGGCGCGTTGTTCTCCGGCTTCGGCACGGCCGGTCAGCGTTGCACCTCACTCGGGGTGGCGATCGTCCACGAGTCGGTCCACGCCACCTTCCTGGAGCGCTTCACCCGCGCGGTCGAGGCTGCGGCGGTCGGCGACCCGTACGAGCCGGTGCTGTTCGGCCCGATGATCTCGCAGCGGTTCGCCGACGGCTTCGAGAAGTGGCTCGGCGAGATCCAGCCCCACCACCGCACGTCGGGCTCGCAGGGGCTCGGACGCATCACGGCCGACAACCCCCGTGACGGATTCGTCGGCGACGCGTCCAAGGGGTTGTTCGAGCACCCCGTCATCGTCGACGGCGTCACCGCCGAGGACGCCCTGTACCGCAACGAGACGTTCGGCCCCGTCGTCCCGGTCGCGACGTTCGACGGCTTCGACGAGGCGATCGCGCTCGCCAACGGCCACGGGTACGGACTGTCCTCGGCGATCTACACCAACGACCCGACGTCCGCGTTCCGGTTCCGCGAGCAGGTCTCGGCCGGCATGGTCAGCGTGAACAACTCCACGTCCGGCGCCGAGGCACACCTGCCCTTCGGCGGCAACGGCAAGTCGGGCAACGGCGCACGACAGTCCGGGATCTGGATGCTGGACCAGGTGACCCGCTGGCAGAGCATGAACTGGGACTTCAGCGGCAAGCTGCAGAAGGCGCAGATGGACGTGGCCGAGATGGAGGCGGACCTCGACTTCACCCTCTGA
- the lat gene encoding L-lysine 6-transaminase — protein MTPDRVQEVLGRHMLVDGYDFVLDLDASAGARLVDARTGTSYLDLFTFFASNALGMNHPALTAADTQASLARAATHKPSNSDVYTVELAAFVDAFERVLGDPSLPYLFLVEGGGLAVENAIKTAFDFKSRHNEAAGRDPALGMQVLHLSGAFHGRTGYTMSLTNTDPNKVARFPKFAWPRIDTPALAFPLGPNADANLAAEDQALRQAREAFAAAPHDIACILVEPIQGEGGDRHLSPRFLQQLQELAHEHDALFVCDEVQTGVGLTGTPWAYQQLGLTPDVVAFGKKTHVCGVMAGGRLDEVDGHVFRTSSRINSTFGGGLADIVRATVMLQVIERDGLVERAAKLGEVLLDRLHGLAQRHPMVGGVRGRGLMCALDLPDAATRDTVTARLFADEHVFLLGCGERTLRFRPTLTVTEDELEHGVAALDRVLTDLS, from the coding sequence ATCACGCCGGACCGCGTCCAGGAGGTCCTGGGTCGCCACATGCTCGTGGACGGCTACGACTTCGTGCTGGACCTCGACGCCAGCGCCGGCGCACGCCTGGTCGACGCGCGGACCGGCACGAGCTACCTCGACCTGTTCACGTTCTTCGCGTCCAACGCGCTGGGCATGAACCACCCGGCGCTGACCGCGGCGGACACGCAAGCGTCGCTGGCACGGGCGGCCACGCACAAGCCGTCCAACTCCGACGTGTACACGGTCGAACTGGCGGCGTTCGTCGACGCGTTCGAGCGCGTCCTCGGTGATCCGTCGCTGCCGTACCTGTTCCTGGTGGAGGGCGGCGGGCTCGCGGTCGAGAACGCGATCAAGACCGCCTTCGACTTCAAGTCACGCCACAACGAGGCAGCCGGCCGCGACCCGGCGCTCGGCATGCAGGTCCTGCACCTGTCGGGCGCGTTCCACGGGCGCACCGGCTACACCATGAGCCTGACCAACACCGACCCCAACAAGGTGGCCCGCTTCCCGAAGTTCGCCTGGCCACGGATCGACACGCCGGCGCTCGCGTTCCCGCTCGGGCCGAACGCCGACGCCAACCTCGCCGCCGAGGATCAAGCGCTGCGGCAGGCCCGGGAGGCCTTCGCCGCCGCACCGCACGACATCGCCTGCATCCTGGTCGAGCCGATCCAGGGCGAGGGTGGCGACCGTCACCTCTCGCCGCGGTTCCTGCAGCAGTTGCAGGAGCTCGCCCACGAACACGACGCGCTGTTCGTCTGTGACGAGGTGCAGACCGGCGTCGGGCTGACGGGCACGCCGTGGGCCTACCAGCAGCTCGGGTTGACCCCCGACGTCGTGGCGTTCGGCAAGAAGACGCACGTGTGCGGCGTCATGGCCGGCGGTCGACTCGACGAGGTCGACGGCCACGTGTTCCGCACCTCGTCGCGGATCAACTCCACGTTCGGTGGCGGGCTCGCCGACATCGTGCGCGCCACCGTGATGCTGCAGGTGATCGAACGTGACGGTCTCGTCGAACGTGCCGCGAAGCTCGGCGAGGTCCTGCTCGACCGGCTCCACGGATTGGCGCAGCGCCACCCGATGGTCGGCGGCGTCCGTGGCCGCGGACTCATGTGCGCGCTCGACCTGCCGGACGCCGCTACGCGCGACACCGTCACCGCGCGGCTGTTCGCCGACGAGCACGTGTTCCTGCTCGGCTGTGGCGAACGGACCCTGCGCTTCCGTCCCACGCTGACCGTGACCGAGGACGAACTCGAGCACGGCGTCGCGGCGCTCGACCGCGTCCTGACCGACCTCTCCTGA